A portion of the Bufo gargarizans isolate SCDJY-AF-19 chromosome 7, ASM1485885v1, whole genome shotgun sequence genome contains these proteins:
- the SYDE2 gene encoding rho GTPase-activating protein SYDE2 isoform X2, which yields MADPLRRTLSKLRGKRSKKGSAGGLSNGEGKEQPGGGHPNKREAPETCNGVVTGGSPAAFTIDTLVEPPRGCRGDTTGQGMECRVGDPVEILLGSLVHPPKIRAGTPGGWSPQNHNNNNDNRPSQWEMAALGCRESVGCRHSHYSNISSLDFEPQVSCAPPFSCDYSTHQILSAPPLKLPNSAPYSLSPDFEEHWPPHSAPSPLNFIYPHMPESRVPHDPRVGLFASEQCYSGNAVSCHNPPLALVGGGSFYPRNHSEDSEEEDYYDNENLLVAGTHESRCNNLCTETQVLSPQTPFMHRTDYGHQDRKGGLDVYLETDRLRSQLQEAYYLLIHAMHDMPLERPGNKVGTRLETSPSSSQSQDSVYSQSSARVVESDVWSSDEASPKQVSRSDLASLNALMTARLNRIRRISKSLDTVYPLTVAEPLHKCHSDSQVKYSPVNSSLSSECGYEHSQGSIGHQADVESGEGSPQDMLSTVNWRASESAIRSPPKTPGLRSDEEEAVVEDQGSASPKPSGLTVKKMQKWMYKGRLLSLEMKERLIGSSQKAGSSSGKSEASNKPELLQEKSDFIENTYTSMVIRRDLKVTEVNQHNLQHNHITVSKKRNWLTQSTHKSHHVSESHKRSLHTSNSTRVVIKETVLQLSQAERDASSKVPEAVPSAPATLQPVPTRTSDLSEDNDADDEGEIWYNPIPEDDELYICPKTSSDLAAADFGHDVPEVPARSGCLPGPGEPLSPATDNTGDSLDSSDYGVQLCKQRFVCKTAASLPTEEPPACGSHDPGPKVISPAPADFSPPCSPNPVKKGGSINWSLPDKIKSPRTVRKLSMKMKKLPELSRKLSVKGTSWSHSSSDHPSSNSKGNCQEGGHASSLSSSGQAAAAASRNVISRYHLDSSVSSQHSYKKKSSGTSKSSSKGGYLSDGDSPELIAKSGKHGESRSTKGKEPLSTGNAKSDLDIDAFRHYSFSDQPKCFQYVSGLMSLHFYGAEDLKPARIDSKDVFCAIQVDSVNKARTALLTCRTSFLDMDHTFNIELENAQHLKLVVFSWDPAPKKNRVCCHGTVILPALFRVTKTHQLAVKLEPRGLIYVKLSLMEQWENSADRIGVDREPIVFGVDARQIVQKENSGLMVPLLMDKCIMEIEKRGCQVVGLYRLCGSAAVKKELREAFERDSKSVGLCENDYPDINVITGVLKDYLRELPSPLITKHLYEAVLHAMAEKPLRMSGNGCENDPRDSEQTVELLSCLPDVERATLKMLLDHLKLVASYHEVNKMTCQNLAVCFGPVLLSQRQETSNHNNRVFIDSEELASALDFKKHIEVLHYLLQLWPGR from the exons ATGGCTGATCCTCTGCGGAGGACTTTATCCAAACTGCGGGGGAAAAGATCCAAGAAGGGGTCGGCGGGGGGACTCTCTAACGGAGAAGGTAAAGAGCAGCCCGGGGGCGGACACCCCAATAAGCGGGAGGCACCCGAGACGTGCAATGGGGTCGTTACCGGGGGGTCTCCCGCTGCATTCACCATAGACACCCTGGTAGAGCCACCTAGGGGGTGCAGGGGCGACACTACCGGGCAAGGGATGGAGTGCAGGGTGGGGGATCCCGTGGAGATTCTACTGGGGTCTCTAGTGCACCCCCCCAAGATCAGGGCAGGGACCCCCGGAGGATGGAGCCCCCAGAACCACAACAATAACAATGACAATCGCCCCTCCCAGTGGGAGATGGCGGCATTGGGGTGCAGAGAATCTGTGGGGTGCAGGCACTCTCACTACAGCAATATCAGCAGCCTGGATTTTGAACCCCAAGTCTCCTGTGCACCCCCTTTCTCTTGTGACTATAGCACCCATCAGATACTCTCTGCCCCTCCGTTAAAACTGCCAAATAGTGCCCCCTATAGCCTGAGCCCTGACTTTGAGGAGCACTGGCCCCCTCACAGCGCACCGTCCCCCCTGAATTTTATATACCCTCATATGCCAGAGAGCAGGGTCCCCCACGACCCCCGGGTCGGCCTCTTTGCGTCTGAGCAGTGTTACTCGGGGAACGCAGTCAGTTGCCATAACCCCCCTCTGGCCCTTGTTGGGGGAGGCTCTTTTTACCCCAGAAACCATTCCGAGGACAGCGAGGAGGAGGATTACTACGATAACGAGAACCTTTTGGTCGCTGGCACCCACGAATCTCGGTGCAATAACCTGTGCACGGAGACGCAAGTGCTGTCCCCGCAGACCCCCTTCATGCACAGGACCGACTATGGCCACCAGGACAGAAAAGGCGGTTTGGACGTTTACCTGGAGACTGACCGCCTCCGGTCTCAGTTGCAGGAGGCCTATTACTTGTTGATTCATGCCATGCATGACATGCCCTTGGAACGCCCCGGCAATAAGGTGGGCACCCGACTAGAAACTAGTCCCTCCAGCTCCCAGTCCCAGGATAGCGTCTATTCGCAGTCTTCCGCAAGGGTTGTCGAAAGTGATGTGTGGTCGTCTGATGAGGCCAGTCCCAAGCAAGTGTCCCGCAGCGACTTGGCCTCGCTGAACGCGCTGATGACCGCCCGGCTTAACAGAATCCGTAGAATCAGCAAAAGCTTGGATACGGTGTATCCCCTGACGGTGGCGGAGCCGTTACATAAGTGCCATAGTGACAGTCAGGTCAAGTACAGTCCCGTCAATAGCAGCTTGTCTTCTGAGTGCGGCTACGAGCACAGTCAGGGCTCTATTGGCCACCAGGCGGATGTGGAGAGCGGCGAGGGCAGCCCCCAAGACATGCTGTCCACCGTGAACTGGAGAGCCTCCGAGAGTGCTATCCGGAGCCCTCCTAAGACGCCTGGCCTCCGCAGCGATGAGGAGGAGGCCGTAGTGGAAGACCAGGGCAGCGCTTCACCCAAACCTTCGGGACTCACGGTCAAGAAAATGCAAAAGTGGATGTACAAAGGGCGCTTGTTGTCTTTGGAAATGAAGGAACGGCTCATCGGATCCTCCCAGAAAGCCGGCAGCAGCTCGGGCAAGTCGGAGGCTAGCAACAAACCCGAGCTTCTCCAGGAAAAATCAG ACTTCATCGAGAACACCTACACCTCGATGGTCATCAGGCGGGACCTTAAAGTCACCGAGGTGAACCAACACAACCTCCAGCACAACCACATCACCGTCTCAAAGAAACGCAACTGGCTGACGCAGAGCACCCACAAGTCCCATCACGTGAGCGAGAGCCATAAACGGAGCCTTCACACCAGCAACTCCACTCGTGTCGTCATTAAAGAGACGGTTCTGCAGCTGTCCCAAGCGGAAAGAGACGCGTCCAGCAAAGTGCCGGAGGCCGTGCCATCCGCACCAGCCACCCTGCAACCCGTGCCCACCCGCACCTCTGACCTGAGCGAAGACAATGACGCTGACGACGAAGGGGAAATTTGGTACAATCCAATCCCGGAGGATGATGAGCTTTACATCTGCCCCAAGACCTCCTCGGACCTGGCCGCCGCTGACTTTGGACACGACGTGCCGGAAGTACCTGCCAGGTCCGGATGCCTGCCAGGTCCGGGCGAGCCGCTGTCTCCAGCCACTGATAATACTGGAGATTCCTTGGATTCCTCGGACTATGGCGTGCAGCTGTGCAAGCAGAGATTTGTGTGCAAGACGGCGGCTTCCCTGCCTACAGAAGAACCACCTGCGTGCGGATCTCATGACCCTG GTCCGAAGGTTATTTCCCCTGCTCCAGCTGACTTCTCCCCTCCTTGTAGCCCCAACCCTGTGAAGAAAGGAGGAAGCATCAACTGGTCTCTCCCAgataaaataaaatctccccgGACAGTGCGGAAATTgtccatgaaaatgaaaaaattgccGGAGCTCAGCAGAAAGCTGAGTGTCAAAGGTACATCGTGGAGCCATTCAAGCTCCGACCATCCGTCTTCCAACTCTAAAGGAAACTGTCAGGAAGGAGGTCATGCGTCTTCGCTATCATCTTCCGGACAAGCAGCGGCTGCCGCCAGCCGGAACGTAATCAGTCGATATCACCTTGATAGCAGCGTCTCTTCCCAGCATAGCTACAAAAAGAAAAGTTCTGGCACCTCCAAATCTTCGAGTAAAGGGGGCTATCTGAGCGACGGCGACTCCCCAGAACTTATAGCCAAGTCCGGTAAACATGGAGAGAGCAGGTCCACCAAGGGCAAGGAGCCCCTGTCGACTGGTAATGCAAAGTCCGATTTGGACATCGACGCCTTTCGACACTACAGCTTTTCCGACCAACCAAAGTGTTTCCAGTACGTCTCCGGGCTCATGagccttcacttctatggggccgaggATTTAAAGCCCGCAAGAATAGACTCTAAGGATGTTTTCTGCGCCATCCAAGTGGACTCTGTGAATAAAGCTAGAACGGCGTTGCTGACCTGCAGGACTTCCTTTCTAGACATGGATCACACGTTTAACATTGAGCTGGAGAATGCCCAGCACCTAAAACTGGTTGTGTTCAGCTGGGACCCAGCCCCAAAGAAGAACCGGGTTTGTTGCCACGGGACAGTCATCCTGCCGGCCCTTTTTAGGGTGACAAAAACCCACCAGCTGGCTGTGAAGTTGGAGCCCCGGGGGTTAATCTACGTAAAGCTGAGTCTCATGGAGCAGTGGGAGAACTCAGCGGACCGTATTGGAGTGGATCGAGAGCCCATAGTGTTCGGGGTCGACGCCCGTCAAATTGTTCAGAAGGAAAATTCGGGACTAATGGTCCCACTACTCATGGACAAATGTATaatggaaatagaaaagagaggcTGCCAG GTGGTCGGCTTGTACCGACTGTGCGGCTCAGCAGCTGTCAAGAAGGAATTACGTGAAGCGTTTGAGAGGGATAGTAAATCTGTGGGGCTCTGTGAGAATGACTACCCAGACATCAATGTTATAACAG GAGTCTTGAAGGATTACCTGAGGGAGCTCCCTTCTCCGCTCATCACCAAGCATCTGTATGAGGCCGTGCTGCATGCCATGGCCGAGAAGCCACTCCGGATGTCGGGCAATGGCTGCGAGAATGATCCCAGGGACTCGGAGCAGACTGTAGAGCTTCTGAGTTGTCTGCCCGACGTGGAAAGG GCCACCCTGAAGATGCTGCTGGATCACTTGAAGCTCGTCGCCTCCTACCACGAAGTGAACAAGATGACCTGCCAGAACCTGGCCGTTTGCTTTGGTCCAGTCTTGTTAAGTCAGAGACAAGAAACGTCTAATCACAATAACCGGGTGTTCATTGACTCGGAGGAGCTGGCCAGCGCCTTAGACTTCAAGAAGCACATTGAGGTTCTGCACTACTTGCTGCAATTATGGCCGG GCAGGTGA